CCAAAGGTCCAAAAAGCGCTTGTGTGAGCCACAATTTGGGCGATTCGGCACCCCCGAACCCCCAGTTTTCACTACACAACCGCTATCATGACAGCACACCAACGATCACATCAGCCGCCTCACCAACTACAACACCACCCTTCGGTCTCCTCGTTACTCTCCACGGAGATCCGCACGGCCCTGAAGAACCGCCAGAACGTCGAACTGCGAGGCCGATCCGCCGCCATCCGTGCACTCCTCGACTCCCTCATCCGTTTCGAACGAGGGACGAACATCGTCGCGCCAACCCACGCCGAAGATCATACCCTGCATATCCTGCCGAACATCACCTTCCCGGTCAGCGATAAAATGACCCCGGAGAACGTCATGCGACAAGTCCTGCAGGAGTTCGGCTGGCCGACCACCCCGAACCTGTCCCATGTACAGTTCTACTTCGGAAAGCTCCTCAAGGAGCTCCATCACGACCGGATCGTCCCGGTCTTGTTGTTCGAACATACCGAGATCCTCAGAAGGAAGGCATTCAAGATCCTCTCGATCCTCTCCGAGCATACGGTAGACCGCCGGCCTTTGGGCGTTCCCTCGATCCTCTGCATCACCGAACGGGGAACCCCGGTTTCCTCGCTCCAGACGACCTCGATCGTGATCGAGGTAACGAGCCCCCTCACTAGGGACGACATCGAGCGGATCATCGAGTCCGCCGCTGCGGGATCATACGGGATCTTCGATCCGCCGGTCATCCATGCACTCGAGCAACTCCCATCCTCGGCCCAGATCGTCACCACCGTGAAGGAGCTCCACCGCTTCGGCAGACGACTCGGACTCGAACGGATCACGAGTGAGGTCTACGATCAATGGAAGCAGGAACGAACCGTCAGCCACAGGAAGCGCTATGCCACGACGAACGATTGATCCCATCCAGATCGAGCGTATCCGTAGCGCCTATCTGGGAGCGCAGACCGTCCCCGAACGCAAACGGGTCATCGAACGAGCCTGTCGGTCGACCGGATACACCTACGGAGCCCTCATGCGGGTGTTGAACCTACACCTGCGGCCTCGCTCGCTCAGTGGGAAAGAACAAACGAGGATCGACTATTTCAATACGCTCGGGAAGCTCGTCTGGGACTATCAGATCGAACATGCCTCCAATACACGGATGGCATCCACCTCGGTAGCGATACGAGTGCTCAAGGAGGGGAAACAGCTCCCCGAGGATGTCACCTACCACCAGATCTCGGCCTCGATCCGACGTCAGCGGCTCAAGAACAAGGCGCAGAGCTATTTTACCCGATTCGAACGAACGGAACCCCTGGCCATGATCCAGATGGATTTTTCACGAAGTGTGTATCTGGAGCATTTCATCAACGACGGGGTATCGTATCTCAGGACGGCAACGGCAAAAGGAGCCAATGCGAGATCGGAGCGGGTCTGGATCGCGGTATCCGTCGATGACGCGTCGAGAGTCACCTATGCCCGGTATTACCTCGTCAAGGGGGAAAGTGCCGCATTAGCACGGCATTTCCTCTTACAGACCTGTATGCAGAAAACTCGGGTGGATACCGCTACGGGAGAGATCGAATCCCTCCCTCTACTGCAGGGGCAACCGGGGACACTCTACACCGACCGGGGGTCTGCGTTTCGCAATGCCTCGTTCCGCTCGGGGATACGCAAACTCGGGATTCGTCATGTGCTCGGTTCGACGATCCGCGATACCGAGGGGAACAAGCTATCGGGGTCGAATAAACAGGCGCGTGGGAAAGTAGAGAGAATGATCCGCTATATCAAGGAGGACTTCGAGACGGAGTTGTTCTTATCCTACAAGCGAGGGACGATCTTTACACTGAAGCAGATCAACCGGTTACTCGCACAATGGCTCATGAAGGTCAATACGTCCCGTCATCCGGAGCATGCAAGCGAGAAGCGGTGGGAGATGTTTACACCAGCATTGGAACAGGCCGTGTATCCCCCGAAGGAGGCGGAGTTGCTTTTCAGTAGCTCGGTCTGGCGGAAGGTGAACCGGCGGCAGGTACGGATCACAGACGGGGTATACTGTAAAGTCCCGGTCGAGATCAACCTTGGGACGACGATGGAGATCGTTACGATCGCGGGAAGTCACTATACGATCATCGACGGGAAGCGGGTACTGCTGGAGCCGGTGCCGCTGAGGAAGAGGCTGCATCCTCGGGCGGAGTCACCGAAGGAGTTCGAGGGTGACTATCTCGAGGGGATGGCACTGCGGCTGCGGCTCAACCGGGAGATCGAGGAGCGCACGAGGCAACAGCAGAATCTGGGGACCATGATCGAATCTCTGCCGGATGAGGTGGGTGAGTTCTTGGGAGATAGAAGATCCGTCAGCGATATTCAGCGGGTAACGACAACATTCTTACTTGCGGCAGAGGCGGTATCGGAAATTGCCCCACATTATGATGAAGAACATGTAAGTGTGAGATAATCAACCTAAGGAATAATCATGGGGGTCGTTGCTAATAATATTTATATGGCTATCCAGAGGAGTCATCATACTCTATTGTTTCATAAGACATAAGCGAGCAATTCATTCGGGTTGCACTTAGTAGACGCAAGCAAGAGAAAGAAGCAGTTAGTGTCGGAGATTCTTAATGCACCACGTTCCTGTCATTAGAGTACTGTTCAACTTAGACTAACAGGGTTCTTAGAAGCGAAGAAGGATTCCAAATATGCATGTAGTTCTGTGTCGTTTGGGATTCGCATTTTTTTTCGAATATTGGAGCGATGCCAATCGACCGTCCGTTTGGAACAGAAGAGCAGGTCTGCGATTTGCTCAGAACCAAGAT
This region of Bacteroidota bacterium genomic DNA includes:
- a CDS encoding transposase family protein; this encodes MPRRTIDPIQIERIRSAYLGAQTVPERKRVIERACRSTGYTYGALMRVLNLHLRPRSLSGKEQTRIDYFNTLGKLVWDYQIEHASNTRMASTSVAIRVLKEGKQLPEDVTYHQISASIRRQRLKNKAQSYFTRFERTEPLAMIQMDFSRSVYLEHFINDGVSYLRTATAKGANARSERVWIAVSVDDASRVTYARYYLVKGESAALARHFLLQTCMQKTRVDTATGEIESLPLLQGQPGTLYTDRGSAFRNASFRSGIRKLGIRHVLGSTIRDTEGNKLSGSNKQARGKVERMIRYIKEDFETELFLSYKRGTIFTLKQINRLLAQWLMKVNTSRHPEHASEKRWEMFTPALEQAVYPPKEAELLFSSSVWRKVNRRQVRITDGVYCKVPVEINLGTTMEIVTIAGSHYTIIDGKRVLLEPVPLRKRLHPRAESPKEFEGDYLEGMALRLRLNREIEERTRQQQNLGTMIESLPDEVGEFLGDRRSVSDIQRVTTTFLLAAEAVSEIAPHYDEEHVSVR